The Flavobacterium sp. IMCC34852 genome contains the following window.
TTTGAAACCCATGTTTCCACCGAAAAGTATTATACGTCAGATTATGATTTGTCCACTTTTAACGCCAATCAGTACGGAGTAGGAGCAACTTACTTAGACATCTTTACCAAAACCCATATTTGGAAATTTGGCTTGAAAAATGTAGACTTCAGATACAACCATTACGAACGCAGTGATACTTTGAGTGCCGACATTGTTTCGGTAGCGTTTAAGTTTGTGATGGATAAATAGGATGTTGACAGTTTTGTTGGGATAGAGTAGCACAGATTCCTCAGGCAGTCGCTTCACTCGTTTGCAAATCGGCTATTACGCCAAACGGCTGTTATGGTTAGTTTTACAAATTTACAAGGTGAAAATTTTTCAGCTAAATCATTTCGATTCTGTCAAGATGACATTTTTCAGAGTGTAAAACAGGCATTTTTGTCCTCGAGAAACCATTGGCATTTATTTTGTAAAATTTGAATCGTTTAACTTTAAATTTTATGTATCATGGATCTAGTGAAAAGAAAAAACAATTTAGCTTTTCCATCTCTTTTAGATGAAATTTTTAGAACTGATTGGAATGGAGGCAGCCAAGATTTTAACAGTGCATTGCCTGCCGTAAACATCAAAGAAAATGATGTAAACTTTACATTAGAAGTTTGTGCTCCCGGGTTTAAAAAGGAGGATTTTAAAGTGGAAATTAGTCAAAAGACTTTGAACATTTCTTGTGAAAAACAATTTGAAAACGAGGTCAATAATGAGCACTACTCTCGAAAAGAGTTTTCGTCAACCTCATTCAAAAGAACATTTAATCTTCCTGAGACGGTTAATTATGATGCAATCAAGGCCAGCTATGAAAGCGGTGTGTTAACCCTATCGTTGCCTAAACGTGAGGAAGCATTACCGAAACCAAAAAGATTGATAGAAATTAATTAACCGGTTAATTTTTCAAAACGATAAGCTTTCAGATTTTTGAAAGCTTTTTTTATTTCTGCCGGATAAACAAAAGTGGTGAAAATTGGCTGTCACATTTTGCAGCGATTAGTCTGTTACGATGTTAGCGAACTGCGTACTGTCTGCTTAGATAAAGTTTTTAAGTTGTATTCAACAAAAACCAGCAATAGCGCAAAACCGCAGTTATAGGGCGTTTTTTATTTACTGCTTATTTCAATTTTTCCACTTTTTATAAACACCTCTAAGTTCCAATTTGTCCGTGAAAAATATGTACAATTACGAGTAAAATAGTTAGACCATAAAACCAAAAAATATTTTTTCTATTGCCTTTGATTGTTCTCCATGAGACAAGTATAAGCATTGTAAAGAAAAGTAAACCCCAAACGAGATTTACTATTGAGTAAAGTCTTGATGACTTGTAATAATATGGAGTTGAACCTTCTCCACCAAATGGATAACCATCTGTTTGGTTGAGAATACCAATCAAATAAAAGTCGTACAAATTCAACACTGAAAAT
Protein-coding sequences here:
- a CDS encoding Hsp20/alpha crystallin family protein, with the protein product MDLVKRKNNLAFPSLLDEIFRTDWNGGSQDFNSALPAVNIKENDVNFTLEVCAPGFKKEDFKVEISQKTLNISCEKQFENEVNNEHYSRKEFSSTSFKRTFNLPETVNYDAIKASYESGVLTLSLPKREEALPKPKRLIEIN